One window from the genome of Leptospira broomii serovar Hurstbridge str. 5399 encodes:
- a CDS encoding L-threonylcarbamoyladenylate synthase: MILSIHPKNPEKRILGQVSHRLSEGGVYIFPTDTVYGLIADSQSHSGVEKLYKLKNIPKNQPLSLLCPNISVASHYIEQLSNESFRLMKRITPGPFTFIVKANKHLPRVSFTNQKDKNIGIRIPDSRYLQALMEIHPNPLTSTSVFIKEEFIIDVEMLEEEYGDRVDGIVDGGIFQVELSTILDCTGDGIVITREGKGMELVANL; the protein is encoded by the coding sequence ATGATTCTATCCATACATCCCAAAAATCCGGAGAAAAGGATCCTCGGACAAGTTTCGCATAGATTGTCCGAGGGGGGTGTATACATATTTCCAACGGATACCGTTTACGGTTTGATTGCGGACTCACAATCCCACAGCGGAGTCGAGAAGCTTTACAAACTAAAAAATATCCCCAAAAACCAGCCCTTATCGCTACTCTGTCCTAACATTTCCGTAGCTTCACATTATATAGAACAACTTTCCAACGAGTCTTTCCGTCTAATGAAGCGAATAACTCCTGGACCCTTTACTTTCATCGTGAAGGCGAATAAGCATCTTCCTCGGGTTTCTTTTACCAACCAAAAGGATAAGAATATCGGGATTCGCATTCCGGATTCGAGATATCTGCAAGCCTTAATGGAAATTCATCCGAATCCGTTAACGTCGACCTCTGTCTTCATAAAAGAAGAGTTTATCATCGATGTAGAGATGTTGGAGGAAGAATACGGAGACCGAGTCGATGGAATCGTAGACGGAGGTATATTCCAGGTAGAACTTTCCACAATTCTGGACTGCACCGGCGACGGAATTGTGATCACACGCGAAGGTAAGGGGATGGAATTAGTCGCAAATCTCTGA
- a CDS encoding SDR family NAD(P)-dependent oxidoreductase, which yields MRNIFDISGRTVLVTGATRGIGRQIAQGFKDAGAIVYGTGSSSESIKRLEGSGIEGFPADIREIGAMDPVIESIVKKHGKLDVLVNNAGVAANLPAAFFKEEDIQNVTETNFVGVFRSCQAYYKIHKKKGGNIINIASVLGIRGTKFASVYCGTKGAVVNMTRALAVEWVSSGYRVNAVCPGFIDTDMTDMIKEKPEVMAQMKARIPMARLGKPEDLVGASLYLASDAAAYVTGQTIVVDGGVTSII from the coding sequence TTGAGAAACATATTCGATATAAGTGGAAGAACAGTTTTAGTAACGGGAGCTACCCGTGGAATCGGAAGGCAAATCGCGCAAGGATTTAAAGATGCAGGTGCGATCGTATATGGCACCGGATCCTCTTCGGAATCGATTAAACGGCTCGAAGGATCAGGTATCGAAGGATTTCCGGCAGATATTAGGGAAATCGGAGCAATGGATCCTGTCATCGAATCTATCGTAAAGAAACACGGAAAACTGGATGTTCTCGTGAATAACGCAGGGGTTGCCGCGAATTTACCGGCGGCTTTTTTTAAAGAAGAAGATATACAAAACGTTACTGAGACAAATTTTGTTGGTGTTTTCCGTTCCTGTCAGGCGTATTATAAAATACATAAAAAGAAGGGCGGAAATATTATAAATATTGCATCCGTTCTAGGAATACGAGGTACAAAATTTGCCTCAGTATATTGTGGAACCAAAGGTGCGGTGGTAAATATGACTAGAGCTCTTGCGGTCGAGTGGGTTAGTTCCGGTTATCGGGTAAACGCCGTATGCCCGGGATTTATAGATACGGATATGACGGATATGATCAAGGAAAAGCCAGAAGTAATGGCTCAAATGAAAGCGAGAATTCCGATGGCCCGCTTAGGAAAGCCCGAGGATTTGGTTGGAGCATCGCTTTATCTTGCGTCCGATGCAGCTGCGTATGTGACCGGACAAACTATCGTAGTAGATGGGGGCGTAACCTCTATAATATGA
- a CDS encoding Maf family protein encodes MLILRSRSPRRREIFDSLGLSYFIDACDVDETSFDTEDFLEYLKRITIAKLGPQILNTLDVQVSADTIVVRDGAILQKPTNEEEAIFMLTSLTNRTHLVLSGMAIRNRDQEIFDYDVSEVLFLPWKRDEILDYIRRCRPYDKAGAYGIQDLRSPVRFFTGSYTNILGFPIRKFFLYHRIWSEFLGKEK; translated from the coding sequence ATGCTGATCTTACGCTCCCGTTCTCCAAGAAGACGCGAGATTTTCGATTCACTTGGACTCTCCTATTTTATTGACGCGTGCGATGTGGATGAAACCTCGTTCGATACGGAAGACTTCCTCGAATATCTGAAAAGGATTACTATCGCAAAACTAGGCCCCCAGATCCTAAATACTTTGGATGTCCAAGTATCAGCGGATACGATAGTCGTTCGTGATGGAGCAATTCTCCAGAAACCGACCAATGAAGAAGAAGCAATATTTATGCTTACCAGTTTAACGAATCGCACACATCTGGTCCTTTCCGGGATGGCGATCCGAAATCGGGATCAGGAGATTTTCGATTACGACGTTTCCGAAGTTCTCTTTTTACCGTGGAAACGAGATGAGATTCTAGATTACATTCGAAGATGTCGGCCTTACGATAAGGCGGGAGCATATGGTATTCAGGACCTCCGCTCTCCTGTTCGATTCTTTACAGGCTCTTACACCAATATTCTGGGGTTCCCGATTCGAAAATTTTTCCTATATCATAGGATTTGGTCTGAATTTTTGGGAAAAGAAAAGTAA
- the holA gene encoding DNA polymerase III subunit delta, giving the protein MASSTRESSAPSYENLLDFLHKAKGGIEKLPQVLFVVSEDSYEFGLVSDLYREAFRKSGDPFEVVVFVSEPGDLEAFQNEAMNLDMFAARKLFVIKSGTDFFKPLLGKGKSKPGARTQFSSLPESVKVLVHYDHWDISKELVSLFGAEAKYFKSGKIYPDKRREAFLRACKEADVKLDDQAEEEFILRVNPSAGSYLKNLEKMRLYLGKKSFKLEDLKEVLFQSSEFSAPEILDFFFERDSLRFAKEFSKFRIGKDSLLLFLSLLKDHTDRLRKFKVISRFYDNVLSEKEQSDLLEMQNYSPGRKSHMFRRLRKENSLFSDKDVLELYDFIIDINRKIKTGAEKEDTVYYFLRRVENFFRRQDRTVQTR; this is encoded by the coding sequence GTGGCATCAAGTACTCGAGAATCTTCCGCCCCTTCTTACGAAAATCTCTTAGACTTCCTCCATAAAGCGAAGGGAGGAATCGAAAAACTACCTCAGGTTCTATTCGTCGTTTCCGAGGATTCGTACGAATTCGGATTAGTTAGCGATCTTTACCGAGAAGCGTTTCGTAAATCTGGTGACCCATTTGAAGTAGTAGTCTTCGTGTCTGAGCCGGGAGACTTGGAAGCATTTCAAAATGAAGCCATGAATTTGGATATGTTCGCGGCACGCAAATTATTCGTGATTAAATCCGGAACCGATTTTTTTAAACCGCTATTAGGTAAGGGTAAATCGAAACCCGGCGCCCGAACCCAGTTTTCCTCTTTACCGGAATCGGTGAAAGTTCTCGTTCATTACGATCATTGGGACATTTCCAAAGAACTAGTTTCGTTATTCGGGGCGGAAGCGAAGTATTTCAAATCGGGGAAAATCTATCCTGATAAACGAAGAGAAGCTTTTCTTCGGGCATGTAAGGAAGCCGACGTAAAACTAGACGACCAAGCGGAGGAGGAATTTATCTTAAGAGTGAATCCAAGCGCCGGTTCTTATTTAAAAAATCTTGAAAAAATGCGATTATATTTAGGAAAAAAATCGTTTAAACTAGAAGATTTAAAAGAAGTATTATTTCAGTCTTCCGAGTTTAGCGCGCCTGAAATCCTGGATTTCTTTTTCGAACGGGACTCCTTGCGTTTTGCAAAAGAATTCTCTAAATTCAGAATCGGCAAGGATTCGCTTTTACTATTTCTTTCCTTGTTAAAGGACCACACGGATAGGCTGCGAAAGTTTAAGGTAATCTCGCGTTTTTACGATAACGTTCTCTCCGAAAAAGAACAATCGGACTTACTAGAGATGCAAAATTATTCGCCGGGAAGAAAAAGCCATATGTTCAGGCGTTTACGAAAGGAAAATTCCCTTTTTTCGGATAAAGATGTACTCGAACTCTATGATTTCATCATCGATATCAATCGAAAGATAAAAACCGGAGCAGAAAAGGAAGACACCGTTTATTATTTTCTCAGGCGGGTGGAGAATTTTTTTCGTCGTCAGGATCGTACAGTTCAAACTCGGTAA
- a CDS encoding AAA-type ATPase lid domain-containing protein — protein sequence MEDFEFVALSPVTKKLLDRIRQTSASELPVLVLGENGTGKSYVGKLFHSFSKPQFPSFLSVDFGLAESEEEANEIFSYLEGKDRNLILIEGFSKLGSNNQVRLLQKIRAEKGRNRYILAETPSLNEKVRQGILLESLLLEIQTLQVQLPCLRDRKEDIPSLVRFFLEEVSRRYNRKSIKISEKLGNFLLEYDYPGNLHQLRNLLEGMVSMHNTKTLDIKHLPPELFETRYRNENGLEVRTGIPLRDYEREIIRKNLLLVNGNREKAARILGISERTIYRKITEFELYDPDDEKNSPPA from the coding sequence ATGGAAGATTTTGAATTCGTTGCTCTGTCGCCCGTAACAAAAAAGCTCCTGGATAGAATCCGACAAACCTCGGCTTCCGAACTGCCTGTTCTCGTCTTGGGAGAAAATGGTACTGGAAAAAGTTACGTAGGAAAGCTGTTTCACTCCTTTTCAAAACCGCAATTTCCCAGTTTTCTCTCCGTAGATTTCGGATTAGCGGAATCGGAAGAGGAAGCGAACGAGATTTTTTCTTATCTGGAAGGTAAGGATCGAAATCTTATTTTGATCGAAGGGTTTTCAAAATTAGGAAGTAATAATCAAGTTAGGCTTCTGCAAAAAATCCGCGCCGAAAAAGGGAGAAATCGGTACATCCTAGCCGAGACCCCTTCACTCAATGAAAAAGTTCGTCAGGGAATTTTACTAGAATCTCTTTTACTAGAAATTCAGACTTTGCAAGTACAGCTTCCTTGTTTGCGAGATCGGAAGGAGGATATTCCGTCGCTAGTTCGTTTCTTTTTAGAGGAAGTAAGTAGGCGATATAATCGTAAGAGTATTAAAATTTCCGAAAAGCTTGGAAACTTTCTGCTCGAATACGATTACCCGGGAAATTTACATCAGCTTCGTAATCTCTTGGAAGGGATGGTTTCTATGCATAACACTAAAACTCTGGATATTAAACATCTTCCGCCGGAATTATTCGAGACACGATATAGAAACGAAAATGGATTGGAAGTTCGCACCGGAATTCCGTTAAGGGATTACGAAAGGGAAATTATTAGAAAGAATTTACTACTTGTAAACGGAAATAGGGAGAAAGCTGCGCGTATACTGGGGATTTCGGAGAGAACGATCTACAGAAAGATTACCGAGTTTGAACTGTACGATCCTGACGACGAAAAAAATTCTCCACCCGCCTGA
- a CDS encoding LIC10012 family protein, producing MSKNFCIICTTLLMLPVSDAIATTMAFLPGHWEGIAPQSIEGTGEKPFELSRLGQFYASKAYSIKIKDTFRDQKDPDAMEYLRAQLSKEQFREACLRFKTDYVVRDSVEIQTKIRIDRSVFDCNLSRWEEFSSIGKRDLFEVYEKLTRESFPFVPRKKIKGNISNTANSPNLQIFMVDGSFSFASERKEFMSQIEAFSWRPETRFRLAVFGESYSKIFPESSRAELRNQWKDWKPSGKSTTMDLGNSLVRLRRILVSEDKMGTKPDLSIIILTNAKGGQNDSVYPAAIESLRQIGCKVIILYSSYSGPESRRPHRDAVSRGADFREVTYFQRIVTARDSKTLVFQGGRLYTTPEVLDPNAEIDETVLEKVEMSGSYSAGEFLNPWTLSEIYEKIRKEKVISSEPVRSNFSILLAKSVSGSSKDRFSNSGKKALIKTKGRAFWMQFPSFFELSEGKKGTWKVTFLSSASSSEGVEVLPESVEAYPYSPPKTLDCDPSTVRNYFQNTEKSKFDCLVRGEILELSRP from the coding sequence TTGTCAAAAAATTTCTGCATAATTTGCACTACTCTGCTAATGCTTCCGGTAAGCGACGCAATAGCGACGACGATGGCGTTTCTTCCGGGGCATTGGGAAGGCATAGCACCTCAATCGATAGAGGGAACGGGTGAAAAACCGTTCGAGTTGTCTAGATTGGGCCAATTCTACGCGAGCAAAGCCTACTCGATAAAGATCAAAGATACATTTCGAGATCAAAAAGATCCGGATGCAATGGAATATTTGCGCGCTCAGCTGTCGAAAGAGCAATTTCGCGAAGCTTGTTTGCGATTTAAAACAGACTATGTCGTACGAGACAGCGTCGAGATCCAAACCAAGATTAGAATCGATCGATCCGTCTTCGATTGTAATCTATCTCGATGGGAAGAATTTTCCTCAATCGGCAAGAGAGATTTGTTCGAAGTATATGAGAAGTTGACCCGAGAATCATTCCCTTTCGTTCCAAGGAAGAAAATTAAGGGAAATATTAGCAACACTGCCAATTCTCCGAATTTGCAAATATTTATGGTGGATGGCTCGTTTTCTTTCGCTTCGGAAAGAAAAGAATTTATGTCTCAAATAGAGGCATTTTCCTGGCGACCCGAAACTCGATTTCGCTTAGCAGTTTTTGGAGAAAGTTATTCTAAGATATTTCCCGAATCTTCTCGCGCGGAATTACGAAATCAATGGAAAGATTGGAAGCCAAGCGGTAAATCGACGACTATGGACCTGGGTAATTCCCTAGTTAGATTGCGAAGAATTCTGGTTTCCGAAGATAAAATGGGAACCAAACCTGATTTATCCATAATCATACTGACGAATGCGAAAGGAGGACAAAATGATAGCGTCTATCCCGCTGCGATCGAATCCCTTCGCCAGATCGGATGTAAAGTGATTATTTTATATTCCTCTTATTCAGGACCAGAATCGAGAAGACCGCATAGGGATGCGGTTAGCCGGGGTGCGGACTTTCGTGAAGTTACATATTTTCAAAGAATCGTCACGGCTAGAGATTCTAAAACTCTCGTCTTTCAGGGTGGAAGATTGTACACCACGCCGGAAGTTTTAGATCCGAATGCAGAAATCGATGAAACCGTTCTAGAAAAAGTAGAAATGAGCGGCTCTTATTCTGCTGGAGAGTTTTTAAATCCTTGGACTCTTTCGGAAATTTATGAGAAAATTCGAAAGGAAAAAGTTATTTCCTCCGAACCTGTCCGAAGCAATTTTTCCATCTTATTGGCTAAATCAGTCTCAGGTTCTTCTAAAGATCGATTTTCAAATTCAGGCAAAAAAGCGTTAATAAAAACCAAAGGGAGAGCTTTTTGGATGCAATTTCCCTCTTTTTTCGAACTATCCGAAGGTAAAAAAGGTACCTGGAAAGTTACCTTTCTTTCTTCCGCATCCTCCTCCGAAGGGGTCGAAGTACTACCGGAATCGGTAGAGGCGTATCCCTATTCCCCACCAAAGACTTTGGATTGTGATCCTTCGACCGTAAGAAATTATTTTCAGAATACGGAGAAATCAAAATTCGATTGTTTGGTGCGGGGGGAAATCTTGGAACTCTCCCGTCCCTGA
- a CDS encoding lipoprotein LipL21 — protein MIKKLIAISLAAVLFSYCGPNTAQKDATSVGDGGWSFEGWGGPPEQRSDGKTPKDTNPKDYYYMKFASRASAKAVAKKSPAMMQSTCREASRLQGASDVVKKMVGETVESASGVSDGEATANVIVSQSAGIVKGVGVYECKATGAGSDPKDVSKDNWEECQCVIYAKFPGGRDALVAKAQEVGK, from the coding sequence ATGATCAAGAAACTAATCGCTATTTCACTAGCGGCTGTACTCTTCTCCTATTGCGGGCCTAACACTGCGCAAAAGGATGCTACCTCTGTTGGTGACGGCGGATGGTCTTTCGAAGGCTGGGGTGGTCCCCCTGAACAAAGAAGCGACGGGAAAACTCCGAAGGATACCAATCCTAAAGATTATTACTACATGAAGTTTGCTTCTCGTGCCTCCGCAAAGGCTGTTGCTAAAAAGAGCCCGGCGATGATGCAATCCACTTGCCGTGAAGCGTCTCGTCTTCAAGGAGCTTCCGATGTAGTTAAGAAAATGGTCGGTGAGACTGTTGAATCTGCTTCTGGAGTATCCGACGGTGAAGCAACTGCGAACGTAATCGTTTCGCAATCTGCTGGTATCGTTAAAGGTGTAGGGGTTTACGAGTGTAAAGCTACTGGCGCTGGTTCCGATCCAAAAGATGTTTCTAAAGACAACTGGGAAGAATGTCAGTGTGTTATCTACGCTAAATTCCCAGGCGGCCGCGACGCTCTAGTTGCGAAAGCTCAAGAAGTTGGTAAATAA
- the lenA gene encoding lipoprotein LenA, which translates to MKITSNILSALVVFSIFTLVGCKKEVPSQQNQIVGTKYSGWDQWIYKNPGSTSKADQASLVYGMEEVSGIEIVTREETDKKGNKIVTEYLKLKTVDNKEGFAPAKNFFDAILFVVSEGDQTFAKNSLTSPSKGKLQRGMYCLEVEASGDFAKVRCYGSIVKGGKLTDIMDVWIQPASPNISKDPLLGDTLRNLRSASAKLIESAKTSETAKQEELKSSAAKLLKSVAEKGDQFLEDANSMATEYGLTLNEQ; encoded by the coding sequence ATGAAAATAACGAGCAATATTCTGAGCGCTCTTGTCGTTTTTAGCATTTTTACTCTAGTCGGTTGTAAAAAAGAAGTACCTTCCCAACAAAACCAAATTGTAGGTACTAAATATTCCGGCTGGGACCAGTGGATTTATAAGAACCCGGGTAGTACGAGTAAGGCGGATCAGGCATCTCTCGTTTACGGAATGGAAGAAGTTTCAGGAATTGAAATCGTAACTCGTGAGGAAACGGATAAAAAAGGTAATAAAATTGTCACGGAGTATTTAAAATTAAAGACCGTTGATAATAAGGAAGGATTTGCTCCCGCGAAAAATTTCTTTGATGCGATTCTGTTCGTAGTTTCGGAAGGAGATCAAACGTTTGCGAAAAATTCCCTGACGTCTCCTTCAAAGGGTAAATTGCAGCGCGGTATGTATTGCTTGGAAGTAGAAGCCAGCGGAGATTTCGCTAAAGTGCGATGCTACGGATCCATCGTAAAAGGAGGCAAGCTTACGGATATTATGGACGTCTGGATTCAACCTGCCTCCCCTAATATTTCAAAGGACCCTTTATTAGGAGATACTTTACGTAATTTGAGAAGTGCCAGTGCCAAGTTAATCGAATCTGCAAAAACTTCGGAAACAGCGAAGCAGGAAGAATTAAAATCGTCTGCAGCGAAGTTATTGAAATCGGTAGCGGAAAAAGGAGATCAATTCTTGGAAGATGCAAATTCTATGGCTACGGAATACGGATTAACGTTAAACGAGCAATAA
- a CDS encoding tRNA dihydrouridine synthase, giving the protein MIRIGSVEIPGWFAMSPMAGISDSPTRTMARRFGSAFSYTEFVSTDNLAVGSKKALSLLRFRDEERPVSFQIFGNKLEIIVEAAKRIRELNPDIIDLNMGCPTKNVSMRGSGVGLLRKPIYAGKIIEALRKSLDIPVTAKIRLGWDDTTRNYMEVSRILEESGVQAISVHGRTKEMGYSGKADWDAIADIKAARNVPIFGNGDVVSYSDALHKKNTYGVDGVLIGRNSIGNPWVFSGIDRQNINISESVRVSLMHLTLMVETFGEKFGVILFRKHLIRYFQGKENFTPVRVELLKEENFEKIKSLLLALDSSFTKTCVA; this is encoded by the coding sequence ATGATCCGCATCGGGTCGGTCGAAATTCCGGGATGGTTCGCTATGTCGCCGATGGCCGGCATTAGCGATAGTCCGACTCGAACAATGGCAAGACGTTTCGGATCCGCATTCTCTTATACCGAATTCGTTTCGACGGATAATTTAGCGGTCGGCTCAAAGAAGGCGCTTTCTTTATTACGATTTCGTGATGAAGAAAGACCTGTGAGTTTTCAAATTTTCGGAAACAAGTTAGAAATTATAGTCGAGGCGGCCAAAAGAATTCGGGAATTGAATCCCGATATTATAGATTTGAATATGGGCTGTCCGACCAAAAACGTATCAATGCGCGGATCCGGTGTAGGCTTGCTAAGAAAGCCGATCTATGCCGGAAAGATCATCGAAGCATTACGTAAATCGTTGGATATTCCGGTCACTGCAAAAATTAGATTGGGATGGGATGATACAACGCGAAATTATATGGAAGTATCTCGCATTTTAGAAGAATCAGGTGTGCAGGCTATTTCTGTCCATGGTCGTACGAAAGAAATGGGTTATTCAGGAAAAGCAGACTGGGATGCGATTGCCGATATAAAGGCGGCCAGAAATGTTCCGATTTTCGGAAACGGGGATGTGGTTTCTTATTCGGATGCACTGCATAAAAAAAACACTTATGGAGTCGATGGAGTTTTAATCGGTCGAAATTCGATTGGAAATCCTTGGGTATTTTCCGGCATAGATCGGCAGAATATAAATATTTCGGAATCAGTACGAGTTTCGTTGATGCATTTGACATTGATGGTGGAAACGTTCGGAGAAAAATTCGGCGTAATTCTGTTTAGAAAACATCTAATTCGATACTTTCAAGGAAAAGAGAATTTTACTCCCGTCCGAGTTGAGTTACTGAAGGAGGAAAATTTTGAGAAGATAAAAAGTTTACTTTTAGCATTAGATTCCTCTTTCACGAAGACCTGCGTCGCTTAA